A genomic segment from Flavobacterium litorale encodes:
- a CDS encoding nuclear transport factor 2 family protein, translating to MDAKELVTAYYKSDAFSNLEVTNRFIHDDLTVEWRSSKGYLELDKDDLLELVTGLKKAYSSYRLDIGNIIADGNKVCVRYTHYVHAFENPDEEVVLGHFVAIWEVKERKLYKGYLMSQVE from the coding sequence ATGGATGCAAAAGAACTCGTAACGGCATATTATAAATCTGACGCTTTTAGTAATCTCGAAGTTACCAATCGTTTTATACATGACGATTTAACTGTAGAGTGGCGTAGCTCTAAAGGCTATTTAGAGCTTGATAAAGATGATCTTTTAGAACTGGTAACGGGACTAAAGAAGGCATATTCTTCTTATAGGCTAGATATTGGTAATATAATTGCCGATGGCAATAAAGTTTGCGTACGCTACACCCATTACGTACATGCTTTTGAAAACCCAGATGAAGAAGTAGTACTGGGGCATTTTGTAGCTATTTGGGAAGTAAAAGAAAGAAAATTATACAAAGGTTACCTTATGAGCCAAGTAGAGTAG
- the efp gene encoding elongation factor P, with product MASTSDIRNGLCIKYNHDIYKIIEFLHVKPGKGPAFVRTKLKSLTTGKVLDNTFSAGHKIEDVRVETHKYQFLYAEGNDFHFMHTENYEQISLMRDILDAPDLLKEGEVVMVIVNTETDLPLSVDMPASVVLEVTYTEPGVKGNTATNATKPAKVETGASVNVPLFINEGDKIKIDTASGSYQERVKE from the coding sequence ATGGCAAGTACATCAGATATCAGAAACGGATTATGCATTAAGTACAACCACGACATATATAAAATTATAGAATTTTTACACGTTAAGCCAGGTAAAGGTCCAGCCTTTGTTCGAACAAAACTAAAAAGCCTTACCACAGGTAAAGTATTAGATAATACATTTTCTGCAGGACATAAAATTGAAGATGTACGAGTAGAAACACATAAATATCAGTTTTTATATGCCGAAGGAAACGATTTCCACTTTATGCATACCGAAAACTACGAGCAAATATCATTAATGCGCGATATTCTTGATGCGCCAGATTTACTTAAAGAAGGCGAAGTAGTTATGGTTATTGTAAATACTGAAACTGATTTACCCCTTTCTGTAGATATGCCAGCCTCTGTAGTGCTCGAAGTAACATACACAGAGCCAGGCGTTAAAGGAAATACGGCTACAAATGCTACAAAACCTGCAAAAGTAGAAACAGGAGCATCAGTAAACGTACCGTTATTTATTAACGAAGGCGATAAAATAAAAATAGATACTGCTAGTGGTAGTTACCAAGAGCGTGTAAAGGAATAA
- the sucD gene encoding succinate--CoA ligase subunit alpha encodes MSVLVNKNSKIIVQGFTGSEGTFHATQMIEYGTNVVGGVTPGKGGTTHLDRPVFNTVAEAVEKVGADTTIIFVPPAFAADAIMEAAEAGIKVIITITEGIPVADMIKAYDYIQDKDCRLVGPNCPGVITPGEAKVGIMPGFVFKQGGVGIVSKSGTLTYEAADQVVKQGLGITTAIGIGGDPIIGTTTKEAVELLMNDPETKCIVMIGEIGGQLEADAAKWIKADGNKKPVVGFIAGETAPKGRTMGHAGAIVGGADDTAEAKKRIMRENGIHVVDSPAEIGKKVKEVLG; translated from the coding sequence ATGAGTGTTTTAGTTAATAAAAATTCCAAAATAATTGTTCAGGGATTCACAGGCAGCGAAGGTACCTTTCATGCAACTCAAATGATTGAATATGGCACCAACGTAGTAGGCGGTGTAACACCAGGAAAGGGTGGTACAACACACCTAGACCGTCCTGTTTTTAATACTGTTGCCGAAGCCGTAGAAAAAGTGGGTGCAGATACAACTATTATATTCGTTCCGCCTGCATTTGCCGCAGATGCAATTATGGAAGCTGCAGAAGCTGGAATTAAAGTAATTATTACAATTACCGAAGGTATTCCTGTTGCTGATATGATTAAAGCTTATGATTATATTCAAGATAAAGATTGTCGCCTTGTAGGACCTAACTGCCCAGGTGTAATTACACCAGGCGAAGCTAAAGTTGGTATTATGCCAGGTTTTGTGTTTAAACAAGGAGGCGTTGGTATTGTATCTAAATCAGGTACACTAACTTACGAAGCTGCCGACCAAGTTGTAAAACAAGGTTTAGGTATTACAACAGCAATTGGTATTGGTGGCGACCCAATTATTGGTACTACTACAAAAGAGGCTGTTGAACTATTGATGAACGACCCAGAAACAAAGTGTATTGTTATGATAGGCGAGATAGGCGGACAGCTTGAAGCTGATGCTGCTAAATGGATAAAAGCCGACGGTAACAAAAAGCCAGTTGTAGGATTTATTGCTGGAGAAACAGCACCTAAAGGACGTACTATGGGGCACGCTGGTGCAATTGTAGGGGGTGCTGATGATACTGCGGAAGCTAAAAAGCGTATTATGAGAGAGAACGGTATACACGTTGTAGATTCTCCTGCTGAGATAGGCAAAAAAGTAAAAGAAGTATTGGGTTAA
- a CDS encoding OmpA/MotB family protein, which translates to MKRIVVILALAGLTLTSCGSKKKIAELEQKNKEIQDMLNSTTLKLNTCLAEKDGMAARIQDLKNSNEDLIKTRDDFATLSTKGAENIEKSLESLKEKDLKISRLQDALTRKDSVTLALVTSIKRAVGVNDPDIEVNVEKGVVYISIADKLLFKSGRYEVTNEAKRVLGKVAAIVKDKPDFECMVEGHTDNVPINNPVLVDNWDLSVKRATSIVRVLQNDYNIEPSRLVAAGRGEYVPLEENTTAEGRARNRRTRILILPKIDQFYDMIEKEMKNQTGK; encoded by the coding sequence ATGAAACGAATCGTTGTAATACTTGCCTTAGCAGGATTAACACTTACTTCTTGTGGTTCTAAGAAGAAGATCGCTGAACTTGAACAGAAAAATAAAGAGATTCAGGATATGCTGAATAGTACCACTTTAAAGTTAAATACTTGCTTGGCGGAAAAAGATGGTATGGCTGCTCGTATTCAGGATTTGAAGAATTCGAACGAAGACCTTATAAAGACAAGAGATGATTTTGCTACCCTATCTACCAAAGGGGCTGAAAATATTGAAAAATCGCTTGAGAGTTTGAAAGAGAAAGATCTGAAAATTTCCAGATTACAAGATGCACTTACCCGAAAAGACTCTGTAACACTAGCGCTAGTAACAAGTATAAAGCGTGCTGTAGGTGTTAACGACCCTGATATTGAAGTGAATGTTGAGAAAGGTGTTGTATACATCTCTATAGCAGATAAATTACTATTTAAAAGCGGTAGATATGAGGTTACTAACGAAGCTAAAAGAGTATTGGGTAAAGTAGCAGCTATAGTTAAGGATAAACCTGATTTTGAATGCATGGTTGAAGGTCATACTGATAATGTGCCAATTAACAACCCTGTATTAGTAGATAATTGGGATTTAAGTGTAAAACGTGCTACATCTATAGTTAGAGTACTGCAAAACGATTATAATATAGAGCCTAGTCGTCTTGTTGCCGCAGGTAGAGGTGAATATGTACCGCTAGAGGAAAATACTACTGCTGAAGGAAGAGCCAGAAACAGAAGAACAAGAATACTTATACTTCCTAAAATTGATCAGTTTTATGATATGATAGAAAAAGAAATGAAAAACCAGACTGGTAAATAA
- a CDS encoding UDP-3-O-(3-hydroxymyristoyl)glucosamine N-acyltransferase, producing MKFPNVYALKDIAKIIGSAYVGSPYFPVHGMNEIHVVTAGDIVFVDHPKYYDKALQSAATVVLINKKVDCPEGKALLISDDPFRDFNKLTSYFKPFQPASATIAPSAKIGEGTIIQPNAFIGNNVTIGKNCRIYSNVCIYDNAVIGNNVIIHSGTVLGADAFYYKKRPEGFDQLLSGGRVVIEDNVGIGALCTIDNGVTGDTTIGAGTKIDNQVHVGHDTIIGKKCLIAAQTGIAGCVIIEDEVTIWGQVGLASGITIGSKAVLLAQSGVGKSIDSGKIYFGSPAEESREKMKQLFNVKRIPEILEKLKE from the coding sequence ATGAAGTTTCCAAATGTATATGCTTTAAAGGACATTGCTAAAATTATTGGTAGTGCGTACGTTGGTAGTCCATATTTTCCTGTACACGGCATGAATGAAATTCATGTAGTAACAGCAGGCGATATTGTTTTTGTAGATCATCCAAAATACTACGACAAAGCATTACAATCGGCAGCTACAGTAGTTTTAATTAATAAAAAAGTAGATTGCCCAGAAGGTAAGGCATTACTAATTTCGGACGATCCGTTTAGAGATTTTAACAAGTTAACCAGCTATTTTAAACCATTTCAGCCAGCAAGTGCTACCATAGCACCGTCGGCTAAAATAGGAGAGGGAACCATAATACAACCCAATGCCTTTATAGGCAATAATGTTACTATTGGTAAAAATTGCCGAATTTACTCCAATGTATGTATTTACGATAATGCTGTAATTGGCAACAATGTAATTATCCATTCAGGTACTGTACTTGGCGCAGATGCCTTTTATTATAAAAAACGCCCCGAAGGTTTTGACCAGTTACTGTCAGGCGGCAGGGTAGTAATAGAGGATAACGTGGGCATAGGAGCACTTTGTACTATAGACAATGGCGTTACAGGCGACACAACAATTGGTGCAGGTACTAAAATAGATAATCAGGTGCACGTAGGGCACGATACTATTATTGGTAAAAAATGCCTTATTGCAGCACAAACAGGTATAGCAGGTTGTGTAATTATTGAAGACGAAGTAACCATTTGGGGGCAAGTAGGCTTGGCAAGTGGTATAACCATTGGTAGTAAAGCTGTATTACTAGCACAATCTGGAGTAGGTAAATCTATCGATAGCGGAAAAATATATTTTGGTTCTCCTGCCGAAGAATCCAGAGAAAAAATGAAACAGCTATTTAATGTAAAACGTATACCTGAAATTCTAGAAAAACTAAAAGAATAA
- the holA gene encoding DNA polymerase III subunit delta — translation MDEALKIVNEIKGGVIKPIYFFMGEEPYYIDKLTEYIENSILTEDEKGFNQSVLYGKDVTIDEIISSARRYPMMAEKQVVIVKEAQELARTIDKLEKYAENPQPTTVLVFAYKYKSVNKQKKIIKLLNKVGVVFESKKLYENQVGDWIKRVLSGKKYNIEPKAIAMLVEFLGNDLSKISNELDKLTIILPEGSTITPKIIEDNIGISKDYNVFELRKAIGERNQLKAYKIADYFSQNAKDNPLVLTTGLIFGFFSQLLQYHGLKDKTPANAAKLLRINPYFIKDYDVAIRNYPMRKVSSIVATLRDIDVKSKGVGANAVPQGDLLKEMLVKIFN, via the coding sequence TTGGACGAGGCTTTAAAAATAGTTAACGAAATTAAGGGAGGGGTAATAAAACCTATTTACTTTTTTATGGGCGAAGAACCTTATTATATTGATAAGTTAACGGAATATATTGAAAATAGTATTTTAACTGAAGACGAAAAAGGCTTTAACCAATCGGTATTGTACGGTAAAGATGTAACTATTGATGAAATTATTTCGAGTGCCCGACGTTACCCCATGATGGCAGAAAAACAGGTAGTAATTGTAAAAGAAGCCCAAGAACTTGCCCGTACTATAGATAAATTAGAAAAGTATGCCGAAAACCCGCAACCTACTACCGTACTGGTTTTTGCCTACAAATACAAATCGGTAAACAAACAAAAAAAGATAATAAAACTGCTTAATAAAGTAGGTGTAGTGTTTGAAAGTAAAAAGCTGTATGAAAACCAAGTAGGCGACTGGATTAAGCGAGTACTATCAGGTAAAAAATACAATATAGAGCCTAAAGCCATAGCTATGTTAGTGGAGTTTTTGGGGAACGATTTAAGCAAAATTAGTAATGAGCTGGATAAACTCACTATAATTTTGCCAGAGGGTAGTACCATAACGCCAAAAATTATTGAAGATAATATTGGTATTAGTAAAGATTATAATGTTTTTGAACTCCGTAAAGCAATAGGGGAGCGCAACCAATTGAAAGCGTATAAAATAGCCGATTACTTTTCGCAAAATGCAAAAGACAATCCGCTTGTACTAACTACAGGGCTAATATTTGGTTTTTTCTCGCAATTATTACAATATCATGGTCTTAAAGATAAAACGCCCGCTAATGCAGCTAAACTATTGCGTATTAATCCTTACTTTATAAAAGATTATGACGTAGCAATACGCAATTACCCTATGCGAAAAGTAAGTAGTATAGTAGCTACACTTAGGGATATAGATGTAAAAAGCAAGGGAGTAGGGGCTAATGCAGTGCCGCAAGGCGATTTACTGAAAGAGATGTTGGTAAAGATTTTTAATTAA
- a CDS encoding type I restriction enzyme HsdR N-terminal domain-containing protein has product MQKLNFPEYPFRFKNSENKTAIFDEIRKKFIVLTPEEWVRQHTVRFLITAMQYPKSYINVEKAITIHGLTKRYDAVVFRPDGTIFLLVECKAPSVAISQDTFDQIARYNMVAKAEYMMVTNGLNHYFCQMDYEQEKYVFLRDLPEFKKQ; this is encoded by the coding sequence ATGCAAAAATTGAATTTTCCAGAGTACCCATTCCGATTCAAAAATAGTGAAAATAAGACGGCTATTTTTGATGAAATTCGTAAAAAATTTATTGTACTTACTCCCGAAGAATGGGTACGCCAACATACTGTTCGTTTCCTTATAACTGCTATGCAGTACCCAAAATCGTACATAAATGTAGAGAAAGCAATTACTATACATGGTTTAACAAAGCGGTACGATGCTGTTGTGTTCCGACCTGATGGAACAATATTTTTGTTAGTAGAATGTAAAGCACCGAGCGTAGCAATATCGCAAGACACTTTCGACCAGATTGCACGTTATAATATGGTAGCTAAAGCGGAGTACATGATGGTTACCAACGGACTAAATCATTACTTTTGCCAAATGGATTACGAGCAGGAAAAATACGTTTTTTTGCGCGATTTACCCGAATTTAAAAAACAATAA
- a CDS encoding glycosyltransferase family 2 protein, whose product MVRIAIVILNWNGKKLLEEFLPFVTKYSPEAKIYVADNASTDDSVAFLKSHYPTIAIIQNKTNYGYAGGYNKALEYVDEDIYVLLNSDVEVTKNWLTPVIATFKQDEETAIIQPKILDYYKRNHFEYAGAAGGFIDKYGYPFCRGRIFNTIEEDSNQYGDTEIFWASGACLFIRKDVFWELGGFDEDFFAHQEEIDLCWRAFNANYTIRVCTNSVIYHVGGATLKNTSPRKTFLNFRNSLWMLVKNVPSNKLFTVLLMRLIIDGVAGMHFALKGQFSHFWAVLKAHFYFYLKMPYFLKKRTSKQRSDYYKNRSIVVRYFILNGKKYIDNFNNSL is encoded by the coding sequence ATGGTGCGTATAGCTATTGTAATATTAAACTGGAACGGTAAAAAATTACTAGAGGAGTTTTTACCCTTTGTGACAAAATACTCTCCTGAAGCTAAAATATATGTGGCTGATAATGCCTCTACAGACGATTCTGTTGCATTTTTAAAGTCGCACTACCCTACTATAGCGATTATACAAAATAAAACCAACTATGGCTATGCTGGTGGTTACAATAAGGCATTAGAGTATGTAGATGAGGATATTTATGTTTTACTAAACTCTGATGTAGAGGTTACTAAAAATTGGCTAACACCTGTTATAGCTACTTTTAAACAAGACGAAGAAACAGCCATAATACAACCCAAAATACTTGATTACTACAAACGTAACCATTTTGAGTATGCAGGCGCAGCAGGTGGATTTATAGATAAATACGGCTATCCTTTTTGTAGAGGTCGTATTTTTAATACCATAGAGGAAGATAGTAACCAATATGGCGATACTGAAATTTTCTGGGCATCGGGGGCTTGTTTGTTTATCCGAAAGGATGTTTTTTGGGAGCTTGGCGGTTTTGATGAAGACTTTTTTGCACACCAGGAGGAAATAGATTTGTGTTGGCGGGCTTTTAATGCTAATTATACCATTCGTGTTTGCACCAATTCAGTAATTTACCACGTAGGTGGTGCAACATTAAAAAACACCAGTCCCCGCAAAACATTTTTAAATTTTAGGAATTCGCTTTGGATGCTTGTAAAGAACGTACCTTCAAATAAATTGTTTACGGTATTGCTAATGCGATTGATTATTGATGGCGTTGCAGGTATGCATTTTGCCCTAAAAGGACAATTTTCCCACTTTTGGGCTGTACTAAAAGCACACTTCTATTTTTATTTAAAAATGCCCTACTTTTTAAAGAAAAGAACGAGCAAACAGCGCAGCGATTATTACAAAAACCGAAGTATTGTGGTGCGTTATTTTATACTGAATGGTAAAAAGTACATTGATAATTTTAACAATAGTTTATAG
- a CDS encoding PAS domain-containing protein: MDRFSTYFDDSDISKNHDAEHISIIKEEYFSRLIEFIPAIIYTCDVEGRITYYNKAAANFWGANPKIGKDYYYTGWKAFTIEGDPLEIEKTPIAKALKEGKSFNEEIIIENVEGKRFYVECRPKPLFNTSGKLIGLLNSCVDFTKYHMINNKEKEK, encoded by the coding sequence ATGGATAGATTTTCTACGTATTTTGATGATTCTGATATTTCCAAAAATCATGATGCTGAACACATATCCATCATTAAGGAAGAATATTTTTCTAGACTTATCGAATTTATACCTGCAATAATATATACTTGTGATGTAGAAGGTAGAATTACGTATTACAACAAAGCTGCTGCTAATTTTTGGGGTGCTAATCCAAAAATTGGTAAAGATTATTACTATACAGGTTGGAAAGCCTTTACTATTGAGGGTGATCCTCTAGAAATTGAGAAAACACCTATAGCAAAAGCATTAAAAGAAGGTAAATCATTTAACGAAGAAATTATAATAGAAAACGTCGAGGGCAAACGGTTTTATGTAGAATGTAGACCTAAACCGTTATTTAACACATCTGGGAAATTAATTGGATTATTGAATTCATGTGTAGATTTTACAAAATATCACATGATAAACAATAAGGAGAAAGAGAAATAA
- a CDS encoding DNA-deoxyinosine glycosylase produces the protein MKNSFLPIIYPNSLIIILGTMPGEKSLELQQYYGNRGNQFWKLLYTLFDKPFSYNYEERIELLRLHKIALWDVLQYCEREGSLDSNIKNEKPNDFDAFHTNYPAIKYVLFSSKKAAAYYDKYVGRKLNIHYDVLPSPSGANATMTFLDKLTIWNQKIMPLITK, from the coding sequence ATGAAAAACTCGTTTTTACCCATAATCTACCCTAATTCCCTAATTATAATTTTAGGCACTATGCCTGGTGAAAAATCTTTAGAACTACAGCAATATTATGGGAATAGAGGAAATCAGTTCTGGAAATTATTATACACATTATTTGACAAACCTTTTAGCTACAATTACGAAGAACGAATAGAGTTATTAAGGCTACATAAAATAGCTTTATGGGATGTATTACAATATTGTGAAAGAGAAGGAAGTTTGGATAGTAATATAAAAAACGAAAAGCCTAACGATTTTGATGCATTCCATACCAACTACCCAGCTATTAAGTATGTATTGTTTTCTAGTAAAAAGGCAGCAGCATATTATGATAAGTATGTAGGTAGAAAACTTAATATACATTATGACGTTTTACCATCGCCAAGCGGGGCGAATGCAACAATGACTTTTTTGGATAAATTAACCATTTGGAACCAAAAAATAATGCCACTAATTACAAAGTAA
- the lpxA gene encoding acyl-ACP--UDP-N-acetylglucosamine O-acyltransferase has translation MNQPLAYVHPGAKIAKNVVIEPFTTIHNNVEIGEGTWIGSNVTIMEGARIGKNCSIFPGAVIAAPPQDLKYKGEDTTAEIGDNTTIRECVTINKGTSDRLKTVIGHNCLIMAYSHVAHDCVVGNYCIFSNNTNLAGHITVGDYVVLAGLTAVHQFCTIGSHAFVTGGSLVRKDVPPYVKSAREPLSYVGINSVGLRRRGFTSEKIREIQDIYRILYQKNYNTSQALEIIEGEMEATPERDEIIMAIRNSSRGIMKGYSGNNY, from the coding sequence ATGAATCAACCGCTAGCATACGTACATCCAGGAGCAAAAATTGCCAAAAATGTAGTAATAGAACCTTTTACTACCATACATAACAACGTAGAAATAGGAGAGGGTACTTGGATAGGCTCTAACGTTACTATAATGGAAGGAGCAAGAATTGGTAAAAACTGTAGCATATTTCCAGGCGCAGTTATTGCCGCACCACCACAAGATTTAAAATATAAAGGCGAAGATACCACCGCCGAAATAGGCGATAATACGACTATTAGAGAGTGTGTTACGATTAATAAAGGAACATCCGACCGTTTAAAAACCGTAATAGGTCACAATTGCCTTATTATGGCATATTCGCACGTTGCACACGATTGTGTTGTGGGTAACTACTGCATCTTCTCAAACAATACAAACCTAGCAGGTCATATTACAGTAGGCGATTATGTAGTATTGGCAGGATTAACAGCGGTACACCAGTTTTGTACCATTGGTAGCCACGCCTTTGTAACAGGCGGATCGTTAGTACGAAAAGATGTGCCACCCTACGTAAAATCGGCACGTGAGCCACTTTCGTATGTAGGAATAAACTCTGTAGGATTACGCAGAAGAGGTTTTACATCGGAGAAAATAAGAGAAATACAAGATATTTACAGAATACTCTACCAAAAAAATTACAACACTTCCCAAGCACTCGAAATTATAGAGGGCGAAATGGAAGCTACCCCAGAGCGTGACGAGATTATTATGGCAATCCGTAATTCATCACGTGGTATCATGAAGGGGTACTCTGGGAATAACTATTAA
- a CDS encoding YciE/YciF ferroxidase family protein: protein MSTETKIKEVKTSSDAAESLRGLYVHSLKDIYWAEQSLSKSLPAMIENATTESLKKSLKDQDRETDEQISRLEKVFNIVGEKAEGEKCEAMDGLVKEAKHIMETTEKGSVRDAGIIAASQKIKHYEIATYGILCSFSKTLGYDDVAEILHESLREEKAADQSLTDNAYNDINFEATE, encoded by the coding sequence ATGAGTACTGAAACGAAAATTAAAGAAGTAAAAACAAGTTCTGACGCAGCCGAAAGTCTTAGAGGTTTATACGTACATAGTCTTAAAGATATTTACTGGGCAGAGCAATCTTTATCTAAGTCATTACCTGCAATGATTGAAAACGCCACTACCGAAAGTTTAAAAAAGTCGCTTAAGGATCAGGACAGAGAAACTGATGAACAAATTTCGAGATTAGAAAAAGTTTTTAATATCGTAGGTGAAAAGGCCGAAGGTGAGAAGTGTGAAGCTATGGATGGTTTAGTGAAAGAGGCAAAACACATTATGGAGACTACGGAAAAAGGATCTGTTCGTGATGCAGGAATTATTGCTGCCTCGCAAAAAATTAAGCATTATGAAATAGCTACTTATGGTATATTATGTTCTTTTTCTAAAACGCTAGGTTATGATGACGTTGCTGAAATCTTGCATGAATCGTTACGTGAAGAAAAAGCAGCTGACCAGTCACTAACTGATAATGCATATAATGACATAAACTTTGAAGCTACCGAATAA
- a CDS encoding CAL67264 family membrane protein yields the protein MGMNKNSIFGWASFILFLIGTALVLLGALKYKDYTIGFSVVGVGFFAISWAFNALKGRV from the coding sequence ATGGGAATGAACAAAAACTCCATCTTTGGGTGGGCTTCCTTTATACTTTTCCTCATCGGAACCGCTCTAGTACTACTCGGGGCACTTAAATATAAAGATTATACTATAGGTTTCTCTGTAGTAGGTGTAGGCTTCTTTGCCATATCTTGGGCATTTAATGCACTAAAAGGAAGAGTTTAG
- the ettA gene encoding energy-dependent translational throttle protein EttA, translated as MSDDKKVIFSMSRVSKAYQGSNKQVLKDIYLSFFYGAKIGILGLNGSGKSTLLKIIAGVEKSYQGDVVFSPGYTVGYLEQEPQLDESKTVMEIVKEGVAETVALLDEFNKINDSFGLPEVYEDAEKMQKLMDRQAELQDKIDASNAWELDTKLEIAMDALRTPEPDTPINVLSGGEKRRVALCRLLLQQPDVLLLDEPTNHLDAESVLWLEQHLQQYKGTVIAVTHDRYFLDNVAGWILELDRGEGIPWKGNYSSWLDQKSKRMEQEEKTASKRRKTLERELDWVRQGAKGRQTKQKARLQNYDKLLNEDQKQLDEKLEIYIPNGPRLGTNVIEAKGVAKAFGDKLLYEDLNFTLPQAGIVGIIGPNGAGKTTIFRMIMGEETPDKGEFTVGETAKIAYVDQSHSNIDPEKTIWENFCDGQELIMMGGRQVNSRAYLSRFNFSGSEQNKKVAALSGGERNRLHLAITLKEEGNVLLLDEPTNDLDVNTLRALEEGLDNFAGCGVIISHDRWFLDRVCTHILAFEGNSEVYFFEGSFSEYEENRRKRLGGDIAPKRIKYKKLIR; from the coding sequence ATGTCAGACGATAAGAAAGTAATATTTTCAATGTCCCGCGTTAGCAAAGCCTACCAAGGGAGTAATAAACAGGTTTTAAAAGATATCTATTTAAGTTTCTTTTATGGAGCTAAAATTGGTATTTTAGGGTTAAACGGTTCAGGTAAATCAACATTATTAAAAATTATAGCAGGCGTAGAAAAAAGCTACCAAGGCGATGTTGTTTTCTCTCCTGGTTATACTGTAGGTTATTTGGAGCAAGAGCCACAGCTTGACGAAAGTAAAACGGTTATGGAAATTGTTAAGGAAGGTGTTGCCGAAACGGTGGCACTGCTTGACGAATTCAATAAAATTAATGATAGTTTTGGATTACCTGAGGTGTATGAAGACGCCGAGAAGATGCAAAAGCTTATGGACAGGCAAGCAGAACTTCAGGATAAAATAGATGCATCCAACGCTTGGGAGCTTGATACTAAGCTGGAAATAGCTATGGATGCCCTACGTACGCCAGAGCCTGATACGCCAATTAACGTATTATCGGGTGGAGAGAAAAGACGTGTAGCGTTATGTAGATTGTTATTGCAACAGCCTGATGTACTGTTATTAGATGAGCCTACCAACCACCTTGATGCCGAGAGTGTATTATGGCTGGAGCAACATTTACAGCAATATAAAGGAACGGTTATAGCAGTAACGCACGACCGTTATTTTCTTGATAATGTTGCAGGGTGGATTTTAGAGTTGGATAGAGGAGAAGGGATACCTTGGAAAGGGAATTACTCTTCTTGGCTCGACCAGAAATCGAAACGTATGGAGCAGGAAGAGAAAACAGCCTCTAAACGCCGTAAAACACTAGAGCGTGAGCTGGACTGGGTACGACAAGGTGCAAAAGGACGCCAGACGAAACAAAAAGCGCGTTTACAAAACTACGATAAACTGTTGAACGAAGACCAAAAGCAGCTTGACGAAAAGCTAGAAATATACATCCCGAACGGACCCCGATTGGGTACTAATGTTATTGAAGCAAAGGGTGTTGCTAAGGCTTTTGGCGATAAACTGTTGTACGAAGATTTAAACTTTACCCTGCCACAAGCAGGTATAGTAGGAATTATTGGTCCTAACGGTGCAGGTAAAACTACTATTTTTAGAATGATTATGGGTGAGGAAACTCCCGATAAAGGGGAATTTACAGTAGGGGAGACGGCTAAAATTGCTTATGTAGACCAGTCACACTCCAATATTGATCCTGAAAAAACCATTTGGGAAAACTTTTGCGACGGGCAGGAACTTATTATGATGGGAGGAAGGCAAGTAAACTCTCGTGCTTACCTTAGCCGTTTTAACTTTAGTGGTAGTGAGCAAAACAAAAAAGTAGCCGCACTTTCGGGTGGAGAACGCAACCGATTACATCTTGCGATAACACTTAAGGAAGAAGGTAACGTATTGCTGCTGGATGAGCCTACTAACGACCTTGATGTAAATACTTTGCGAGCTTTAGAGGAAGGTTTGGATAACTTTGCAGGCTGTGGTGTAATAATATCGCACGATAGATGGTTTTTAGATAGAGTATGTACGCATATACTAGCGTTTGAGGGGAATTCCGAAGTATATTTCTTTGAAGGTAGTTTCTCTGAATATGAGGAGAACAGAAGAAAGCGTTTGGGAGGCGATATAGCACCTAAACGTATTAAGTATAAAAAATTAATCAGATAA